The genomic interval TCTTAAGGTTAGTTTATGCTCTTACACAATATAAACCtttaatctattgattttatcaactaaGTTCAAAATTAAAGTGAGTTTTGTTGCAAATGTTGTTATTTCtcattcataaaataatgtaatttgtTAAAGTATTTAGtttgagttgaaaaatgaagataaatcattgaaaatacgaaaaaatcaaataaaaaacgaAGCTTCgaacaagtgagacaggcaGTGGGACAAGTGCATGTCACACATAAACCcactggttttatgtgagacagatttgtctcactaaattagcatgtctcactaaatttcaaatatttttcgaAAGTCATAATTTGAGCTACATGTTTCTGTTTTAGGCGCATAATATATCGTTTCGAAACTTACGACGagacaaatcaaattcaaaatcatataCTCCATTTCATCTATACTATTCACTCCATAATATGCACTACATTTATGTAAATGAAAGTAGGACATGTGTCTGTCTCACTAAGTTATGTGCAACAGGCAGTGGGACAGGTGCATGTCGTACATAAACGCAGTGAGTTTATGTGAGACAGATACTTGTCCTATTGCTTATCTCACTGTTCTAGGTTTCGGTTTTTGCTcgattttttagtattttcaatgatttatcttcatttctcaactcaaactaagtactttaacaaatcataatgtttaattaatgaaaaataacaacatttgcAACAAAACCCACTTTAATTTTGAACttagttgataaaatcaatagattaaaGGTTTATATTGTGTAAGAGTATAAACTAACCTTAAGAAGCTCTCCAATTGATGAATATATCTTCAATTACGCAATGCTTTTTTGATAGAATTTGTTGATATTATTGAGAGTGATGAAGGTTTGTTAAGTTGTTGAGGGTTGAGAGCATTTAATTGTGTTGGAAATTTTCAAGTGGCATACCCTTGTAAATTTGATGAGAGTGGTGAGGGCAGTTTAGTCCAAAAATAGGATGTTTAGctagttatgatagaaaaaaattaggtgggttaaattaaaaaattataaaaattttaaggttatttttgtaaattttccaaaaataaaatagaatagaGTGGAGACACCCATACAAtattatacatacatacatacatacataaccTTGTAATTTATGAACCTTAGCACATCTATGGATCGGATACGATATCCCAATCGATGTACTGTAAAAATGGGCGTAATGTATATTATTGTGAGCAAAATGAAATGTCTTGtagataaaaattttgcatCCTAGTTTTATatacaaaaacatttttaagGTGAACGAGGTCCAGGTATGGTGCAACAATTGCACCATACACTATTTTTAACTTATGTGCTGCTAacaattattcaatttcattGAGCACAAAAGACAAAGAAGAGGGTACGGTACGATAGTCGACTAGTGTGAATGAGAGGAGAAAGTTTATGGTGTATAAGAGGAAATACAACTAATTATTGCATTTGTGACATGTAATTAGACTTAATATAactactatttaaatattagttttttgaaattaaaaaaaaaaaacacaaaccgacattatttacttatttcacGACCAACATGGTATTTACGATCTATTCTAGAAGAGAAACTTctaatttctttgaaaatatGCAAAATGCAGACCCATCATTGACGTTGACTTTGTATAGTGGGTTCATCTGTAACCTAATCCAACCAAAGTCTAAAGCCCACAGCCCCATCCAAATGTGACCCAACACGACATAAtaatattctctctctctttttctacagaaacaaaattaaaaaaaaaaaagggaaattttatcaaatcaaTCAGGGAGTCCATGGCCTTTCATAAATCCCACTAACGCTGGTTTCCTTATTCGCTACTCTTTCGTGTCATTTCTCCAAGACAATCGCGATTCTTTTCCTCATCGTCACTTCAATCTCTGTTTGAAGACACTGAACAGAAAAACAATGAACCCTCAGCAAACCCAACCTGATTCCGACCACCCCCACCTCCCCACCATCAAGATCCACAACCCCTCCGCCAACACCACCACTCCCGCCGCCACCCCAACGCCCACCTCCCTCGCCCGCCGCAAGATCGGGGTTGCCGTCGACCTCTCCGACGAGTCCGCCTTCGCCGTCCGCTGGGCCGTCCACCACTACCTTCGCCCCGGCGACGCCGTCATCCTCGTCCACGTGTCCCCCACTTCCGTCCTCTTCGGCGCCGACTGGGGCCCGCTCCCGCAACAACAGATCAACAGCGAAAACGCCTCCAACATAGAGCACCAGAAACAGCTGGAGGACGATTTCGACACGTTCACCGCCACCAAAGCCGCTGATCTGGCGAGGCCGTTGAAGGAGGCTGGATTTCCGTACAAGATACACATCGTGAAGGACCATGATATGAGGGAGAGGCTCTGTTTGGAGATTGAGAGGCTGAGTTTGAGCGCTGTGATCATGGGGAGCAGGGGTTTTGGTGCTGAGAAGAGAGGGAGTGACGGCAAATTGGGGAGTGTCAGTGACTATTGCGTGCATCATTGCGTTTGTCCTGTCGTTGTGGTCAGGTATCCCGATGATAAAGACGATGGCGAGCCGCTCGTCAAAGTTAAGGAGCCGGAGAAGGACGACGAGGATGATCACGTTGACCGGAAACTTAaaggttttttctttcttttctttctgaaTTTTGTTCAAGatagtagattttttttttttaattgggttCTTGTTTGTCTGTTATTTGTTTGATGTCTTGATTATGGCCATTGGGTGTCTTGATACTTGTTGGTGAAGTTAAGTTTGAAAGTTGATGCTTTTGTTATCCCCTTTTGGTGATTGTTGCTTTAGTTATTCATGTATTGAATTATGCAAGATCATGCCCTATGTATATGGAGTATGCTTCTGGAACCTGtttgtgttgatttgtttGCATAAGGATTTTGTGATAATTAAGGTCTTGTTGTTGAATGAAACGTGCATTTCCTTTGAAGTTTTAACCAATcacatgaaattaattttaaggtCTTTTTGTCATCTTCTAAGTGGATTAGAGTTATTGGACTGGGAACTTTGTATGATTGGTGAGAAAGCTCATTAGAGGGGCAGTTCTAATTACATTACCATTGGAGGTTTTTTCGTTTGAATTGTACATTAGTATCTGTGTTATTGTTGCttgatgttaaattttttggcTGCTGTGTGGTGGACTGCGAGTTGTATTTTATTGGGGAGAAAAATGCACATTGGAACGGCTTAGTAGACCTTGCTGATCGCTATAAGCAACAGTTGTAGTTAGTAAGTTTGAATACTTTAGAAGCTTGCTGAATATTACATGGGTAATATTTCAGATTCAACTTGTACACGTTGgatgataaaatataatttaacataaaattaagttatggaagcattaaaataatagataaattatgagCACATCAaatacccccaaacttaaCATTTTGCTAGCCCTCGagcaaaaactaaaataaaaactacgaaaagaaaattttaactaaaccACTTTCGCAGGTGATCGCGATTGCATTTAGCGTATGCAACAAGCCTTTAAACCCCTAGGCGGCCCTAGTGGACGAGTTATAGTCTCGTGAGGGTTTCCAGCAATGATACCCACaaacatcataaaaaaaatgccTCAAAGATTGCATAAAGGATatagctcaaagaaaattaaaaatattggcaAAGTTCTAACTTTTAATTGAATAGTCAGCCTCATCTCATATTGGATTCATGTGTTGTGTGTGAATCAATTCATTCAAAACtcattctcaaaatttttaatatcaacagCCCTTGTCTCGAATAATAAACAGAGTAGGTCAAACTAACCTCATCATCttgatctctttttttttttttgtttccaggcataaattaacattttcttttgatttttcttgaagcacatgctttttcttttcttttcatttttttttttcatagtcAGGAGCTTTCACTCTACCTCTTAAGGTAGCCTTCTTCTCATGGTAGATTATCCTCTACATACTGGTGGTACATAGGCTCAAATTACTCAAGGATAGCTTCACTCTTAAGGGTTATAGGTAGCTATTTCTGACTATAGTGCCTGGGTAAACTTAAGTACTGTAGAATCGAGGCAAACAGTCATTTACTCAATCTAAAACTCTCAACTTAGGCTGTATCAATCTCAAATCTcaagtcaaaattatgaaagattCGATATAAGTGCGTAAGATATTTAAAGAATCACAATCAAGACGAAACTAACAcaagaatcaagtataaactaaGACAATATTCATCCCTTTCTAAGACTTTTGTTTATatgcatttttatttcatctgCTTCAATTTTGACTGTTTGGAAGCAGAATGTGTTCTGGATTGCGTTGAAAGCATCTCCACTTAGCATTATATTTTGGATATTGCTGGATTCTATCTTTAAATAGGAGCTTTCTGCTCCAATTGTAGACATGATgcagtttattttatttttgggttgaTTCTGTTGAATGCCTTTGAATTTGTCGATTGGGCCTTCTAATTCTCCCATTTCCTTCAATGGGTAGTAATCGCTGTTACTGACTTTTCGTTGGCTTCTGTTGCTTATCTAAATAGTATCATCTGATGGATGGTCTCTAATATGCCTAGATTACCACATTTCAATAGTACCTTACTGTGCTTTGATACATTTTTGTTGGTTAAACTTTATCAAAACTTTGATCTGGTTTACTAGGGGTTCCTTAATGCCTCAATGACATCTGGGACATTGATGGGATACTACTCTTATCAAAAGGAGAGCATGTTTTTATGATAATGTAGAACAGAACTTTTTATGTATTCTGCCatcaaataatgaaattcTCTTACTTCAAAAAGCTTTATATTTGATATATTCCCGCTAGAATTGGTTGcattatttgaagaattcaTACTCATGTTAGAACTGAGAGGTTACCATATCATCTTTATGTTGTTTCAGTACGTTTTTGTCCTGAGTAAATATGAAAACTTATGGAGTCATTGCTATTCCATCATGTATTGAATTGGCAGAACTATTGACATGAATTTTCTCTATTCTCCCAGCGTTCCTGCTACTGCCTTTGTGCTTCTGTAAAACTGTATTGAAAGTGTGAAATTTGTTGGGACCTGAAATCAAAGCATGGCTGCtagttttttattcttaattttaaattgtctCTATTACTGATTTCTTCTGAGCATGGGGttgtattttattcaataaagtATTTGTAAAACTGCAATCTGGGTAGTTGATACACTATAGTTTGGTGTCTGAGATTTATATTCGATGCTGTATTGTAAGTACTGattatcttttctttcattGCAGATGCTTAAGCTAGTAATTGAGGCCATTACATGATACTTTGTGTAGTAGGTATGTAGCTTCCAGTTGGAACATACATATTTCtatgtatttaaattcttcacaTCATTTAGATAATGCACGTCTCATATcctgaaaatgggttttaaatTGTTGGTCAGTTTGTATAATCTGAGTTAATATTCACACATAAAGTTCTCCCCATTGCTTCTAGTTCTCCAACATAATACCTTAAATGttggatttttatttacttttgtttaGGTAATTTAGGAAAGCGTCTATTCTTCTGGGTGAGCTGATCACACGGAGAGGAATGAATGAGGTGTTCATGATGATGGAAGCTTGTGAATCTACGAGATGTTAGGGTTCTTCCATCGGCCTCTTCTTTATCTCTCGCAACATCTTTTCTCATTTGTGAACTATTTTGGGAAGAATTGTTGGTGTTGTATTGTGGATGAggcttttaattttctttaatgccTTTGACTGCATTGTGATATACGCATCATTTCTAGGACAATGATTGCGTTTAGCTAGTTGCAagtcttatttttcttcttttaacaTGTTGGTTTATAAATTCTGGCAATTAAGTTCAATGGATTGATGGGCACTTGAATTTGCTgccaaaatttcatattagAATGGTGCCGAAACCGTTAAAGAGTTTCTGTAAAACTTAAGCTGATTTGTGTGGCGGTGGATACTGTAAAACTTGACCTGAGCGATCTGCTGCAATGAAGATTAAAATGAGTTGTGTGGCGGTGGATACTGTAAAACTTGACCTGATCAATCTGCTGTAAAACTTGACCTAAGCAACAATGAGTTGTGTGCTTTATTCTTTATCAGGAATCTGATGCCTGCCAAGTTTTTCAGTTAAAGAATCACCAAAAATCTTATTGACGATACCtttaaagatttcaaaataaCGTGTCAACCTTGAAGTTCTTAAGGCCAAGGGAAGATGATATTCGGAAGTTGACAGCAAGATCTCTAAGTAGATTGTCTTTTGGATGCTCGGATGATTTGAGCTGAACTTGGAAACAGAATTTTCGGTCCACAGATTCTGTTTTAacctataattatttttttccaattattttctttttttgaaattagtaTACATCGCACATAAATATAGAGTTACATCAGGCTATACTTGCAATAATCTGAGAGTCAGCTTAGTTAGGAGATgcttaacaataaaataataaaataaaataaaataaagtagtTATTCGCCGCAAATTCCTAATAATCAAAACAATATCACCACGGCGCCAAAGTTCAAAAGGatattagagaaattttacAACTCTGATATAATCAATCCAACTcggttataataaattttaatcagCGACAttgaattttactttttaagatTCAATTTAAAATCTCATGCGAGGCTCTGGCAATAGGAtcctttgaaaaaatttatatgtgtGGCTCGGTCGTCTCTTTTTTGACATAAGATTTTTcaacatataatattttacaagaaataacaagaatatttaagatatttaagtaaagaaaaatactCCAACGCTAACTACAAATCATAACACAATGACTTAAAACTACAACATTTTGTGTTATTATTAAGGCCATACTAAGTTCCATTTGATTTCGTTAAAACCCCACAaagacaaaaatgaaaaagagggGAGTGAGGTCATTGGCTGAAATTGCGTTACTATTAAGTTACcctacaataatatttaagtGAATTgacccttcttttttttttaaaaagaaaatcaacacTCGTTAAGTTGTTTAACAATATCTGAAgataattttcatcattttcatcgACTAAATAAACAATCATATAACTAAAACATTCACCAAATGCAAGCATTAACAATTATATCTATACCCAAAccaaacattattattaaatccctttcattttcatacccaataaaaaatttgaaaacgtTTTAAAACACCCCcccaaaacaaatttttattggataatttttaaaaatctccccTGAAGTTTGGACTtattgcaagtagatggcgagaatctgtttatttataaaaaaatcccctaccgtcagttaactttaacattgaccgttagttgactgtgcaaagacaatattaccctcaacaacaatttgtagatggaaataactaaaaaaaaaattaaaattgttggtgcgaaaagcacaaaccctattttttgacaattttatcactgtcaattccaaaaatttacaatatcataggtaaagattataactattttattttcaagtttttaattttatcttttttgtagaaactttaagaaaatgtcaataatttaaagagaatttttaaaatttttaattttatctttcttgtagaaactttaaaaaaatatcaataatttaaaaagggtaaaataaccaataattttaatttttttttagttatttctgtctacaaattattgttaaaggtaatattatctttgcacagtcaactaacggtcaatgttaaaattaactgatgGTAGAgagttttttacaaataaattaattctcaccatctacttgcaacaagcccaaacctaagggagatttttaaaaattacccaatttttattatagcAACAGACACCAAGTCACATTCATTGGCTTaggttaaatttaaattccatCCGATCACAGACGTTTGAAGATTCAAAGATTGCAGCAGCTTATGCTTATATCCAGATTCTAGACTCTTCCACTCGTCCCAAGTCAATCATAACGTGTTTTTTGAGCCACACACTTTGGAAAGCCACCCTTTTAACTTTAGAAAACCACCATATCGACTTCTTTAGATTTGGATGGTCATAAATTTTGCAACGTGAAAGAAGATGCACACGCTCTCCCACGTTTCAGTTATCAAGTTGAGTCGTATTTTGGACCTACCTTGCCTTCCTTTCATTCGAATGTTTTGGGCGAGAATAAGTTGACTTCAACATTCCCTCGGAGTTTTCTCAATTCATTTCTTACTTTCTTCCCCAAAACGAAATCAACTTGttcaatcattttcatttttggaaaCTGCTACACTCTTTCGATATCAGAAATCCGTTCCCACTCCACcctaattcataaaaattatgagtCGTATAGAACTCGAATTCATGCCCTCTAACATCTCTATTCTCTAATAGCAGAAAACATTATGGACACCTATTAGAGACTCCAAAGTCCAATCCCATATACATATTAAAGAATGGAACAAAGTtacaatcatcaatcaataaaCCAAGTTACAAAGAAAGTTCAAATTCATGTGACAAGAGTATACCAATCAATGACCATGCAATGAaccaaaatccaaaatgaCCACATGAGAACAATgctaactaataataataaaaataataatactactAAGGTATTGGTGTAAATATTGATCAGTGAAAACAAAGAACTAgctcaaaattaataaaaggtTAGTGGGGGAGTGAAATCAATTCAACGGGTCTGATGATCTCTGCTCAATCGACAGATCCCAGTAATTGCAGCGGCGGCGTCACCCTGGTCTGTCATCGTCTGATTTTGGAGTCCCCGGAGGGAGCTAATAATAGCCGTTGATCTGGAGACTGATTGACCGTGATCTCGGTCACAATCAGATATCGTTGGTCTTGGCTGTTTCAATGGCCTATATGAGCTCATTGAAGCGGCGGCTTCCTCATTTGTGACTGGTCGCGAAGAGCACCCGATTTCGTCCTGCattcatttgaaaaagaatattcaTAAGGTTAGatgtaagaatataaaataaataaaagaatttgagTCTTACTACTCTTCGTTCAACAGTCAAAACAGTTCGTCTATATACTTTCATCTAATTTCTTAATTCACagaaaaatgtttattaaacttttttttttttaaaaaaaaaaatcacatccTGCCAGATCCGCCCACAATTCTATGCAAGAAGTTATacagaagaagaggaaaaaaaaaaaaaacaagcagagcattgaaaacaaaattgaaaaaagaaaattaaaaggaaaaaaaaactaaatagaGGCTCACATCAGAAAAAAGATCACCAAAATCACGCATCCGTTTCAACGAAAAGTCTTCTTCACTAATACTACTACAGGAACTGGACaccggcggcggcggcggctgCGGCGGCGATTGTGAATCGTCCCCCGACCACGGCACCACTTGATTCTCGTCatcctcctcttcttcttcctcatcaGGATCCTCATCGTCATCGTCATCGTCGTCTTCGTCTTcgtaatcatcatcatcatcagtctCGTCATGGCCGCTGATTCTTTCACTCTGACTTCCTCCTCGAACGACAGCCTTATCGTCATCATTGACTCCACAGCGAGCGGCGGCAACGCACGCGTCGCACACGGAAACTGTGGGGCCCAGCTTCGGGCCGGAGGCTTTCCACGGCGTGAGTGACTGACAGACGTGACAAAGAAGGCAGCGTAAGTGCTTGGCGACCAGAAAATTCGCACAGTGTACTTTCTCGTCGCAGTCCCAGCATAAGCTCGCCTGGTCCGATTCGCAGTACATTCTTGCCGGGCATTCACACAGCTCACACTTCCTCatctttccttttattttttcttttttttttatatccttTTTTCGTATTTTCGCTCTCTCTGTTTTTGTACTTTCTATCACTTCTTTCAGTTCGAAGAGAGAGAATGTGAGAAAACGAACGAGATCATTTGTAGCGATTTTGAGGAAGGCAACCCTGATTTTTCGCGTTTAATTCgttaaaaatttaaggggTAATAACGTATATTCGTCCTGACTTTTTACAATTTCACAAATAAGGTCAGAGTTTACCTATTTGTATCCAATAGATCCCTAACAGAAATCCCTCTGAAATGACTGAAA from Citrus sinensis cultivar Valencia sweet orange chromosome 9, DVS_A1.0, whole genome shotgun sequence carries:
- the LOC102621041 gene encoding universal stress protein PHOS34, with the translated sequence MNPQQTQPDSDHPHLPTIKIHNPSANTTTPAATPTPTSLARRKIGVAVDLSDESAFAVRWAVHHYLRPGDAVILVHVSPTSVLFGADWGPLPQQQINSENASNIEHQKQLEDDFDTFTATKAADLARPLKEAGFPYKIHIVKDHDMRERLCLEIERLSLSAVIMGSRGFGAEKRGSDGKLGSVSDYCVHHCVCPVVVVRYPDDKDDGEPLVKVKEPEKDDEDDHVDRKLKDA
- the LOC102620746 gene encoding uncharacterized protein LOC102620746 — translated: MRKCELCECPARMYCESDQASLCWDCDEKVHCANFLVAKHLRCLLCHVCQSLTPWKASGPKLGPTVSVCDACVAAARCGVNDDDKAVVRGGSQSERISGHDETDDDDDYEDEDDDDDDDEDPDEEEEEEDDENQVVPWSGDDSQSPPQPPPPPVSSSCSSISEEDFSLKRMRDFGDLFSDDEIGCSSRPVTNEEAAASMSSYRPLKQPRPTISDCDRDHGQSVSRSTAIISSLRGLQNQTMTDQGDAAAAITGICRLSRDHQTR